A region of Deinococcus rubellus DNA encodes the following proteins:
- a CDS encoding ABC transporter ATP-binding protein encodes MNTLSTLWPYLKLHQRQFFVGTLAVFGASWAVTLPAYFTRLVIDGLTRATVSGASPGQAVSAGGISAGQVAIYALLAVISVVFSGGLMVMVRRQIVYASRQIEYEVRRDLFGHLSTLDKYYFDRARTGDLMNRLTGDLSAVREMIGFGSWQVASVIASFVVSFFWFLSLSWQLTLAVLLIFPVIIGTLFVLARLISARYVAMQEQNSVIAAKAQENFSGARVVKGYAIEDREIGEYKTMNAELIRRALRLTTVEGPLQASMSLLMGLAYVTVLIYGGRMILGLVPNSPLTLGQFTQFALVLDRLAWPMLSIGMITNMLQRGSASWGRLQELFVAQPMIRDDGRTDSSIKTVNGEIEFDKVSLSFDGQQVLKDVSLKIPAGQTLGITGPTGSGKTVLGNLVTRLMDASSGTVRVDGHDVRRMPLKVLRENVAVVPQEPFLFSDTIAANVAFGLGNAGYGPVSTRISVLKSKAPPPDERQPDMNRVRAAAQIAGLDGEIERFPQGYDTILGERGVTLSGGQRQRTALARAVAREPRILVLDDAMSAVDTETESRILSGLRQVQEGRTVLLIGHRVSTLRHADHIIVMERGQIMEQGSHDDLLALGGRYTELDRQQRLEGDFSGEDETQLSKAAPARSPDTNSPTKNKVNA; translated from the coding sequence TTGAATACCCTGTCTACCCTTTGGCCCTACCTGAAATTGCACCAGCGCCAGTTTTTTGTCGGTACCCTGGCGGTGTTTGGCGCGAGCTGGGCTGTGACGTTGCCCGCTTACTTTACCCGCCTGGTCATCGACGGCCTGACGCGGGCCACGGTGTCGGGGGCGTCGCCTGGCCAAGCTGTCTCGGCGGGAGGGATCTCGGCGGGGCAGGTGGCCATCTATGCGCTGCTGGCCGTCATCTCGGTGGTGTTTTCCGGCGGGCTGATGGTGATGGTGCGCCGCCAGATCGTCTACGCCAGCCGCCAGATCGAATATGAGGTGCGGCGCGATCTGTTCGGCCACCTCTCGACCCTCGACAAATATTACTTTGACCGTGCGCGTACCGGTGATTTGATGAACCGCCTGACCGGCGACCTCTCGGCGGTGCGCGAGATGATCGGCTTCGGCAGTTGGCAGGTCGCCAGTGTGATCGCCAGCTTCGTGGTCAGCTTCTTCTGGTTTCTTAGTTTGTCGTGGCAGCTCACCCTGGCGGTGCTGCTGATTTTCCCGGTGATCATCGGGACCCTGTTCGTGCTGGCGCGGCTGATCAGCGCCCGCTACGTGGCAATGCAGGAGCAAAACAGCGTGATCGCCGCCAAGGCCCAGGAAAACTTTTCGGGCGCGCGGGTGGTCAAGGGCTACGCGATTGAAGACCGCGAGATCGGTGAATACAAGACCATGAACGCCGAACTGATTCGCCGCGCCCTGCGCCTGACCACCGTGGAAGGCCCGCTGCAAGCCTCGATGAGCCTGTTGATGGGTCTGGCCTATGTGACGGTGCTGATCTACGGCGGGCGGATGATTCTGGGCCTGGTGCCGAACAGCCCGCTGACGCTGGGGCAGTTTACCCAGTTCGCGCTGGTACTTGACCGGCTGGCCTGGCCCATGCTCAGCATCGGCATGATCACCAATATGCTCCAGCGCGGCTCGGCGTCGTGGGGGCGCTTGCAGGAACTGTTCGTGGCCCAGCCGATGATCAGGGACGATGGGCGCACCGACTCCAGCATCAAGACGGTGAACGGCGAGATCGAGTTCGACAAGGTAAGCCTCAGCTTCGACGGCCAGCAAGTACTCAAAGACGTCTCGCTGAAGATTCCCGCCGGGCAGACCCTGGGCATCACCGGGCCGACCGGCAGCGGCAAGACGGTGCTGGGCAATCTGGTGACCCGGTTGATGGACGCCTCATCCGGCACGGTGCGGGTGGACGGCCACGATGTGCGCCGGATGCCGCTGAAGGTGCTGCGCGAGAACGTGGCAGTGGTGCCGCAGGAGCCGTTTCTGTTTTCCGACACCATCGCGGCCAACGTGGCCTTCGGTCTGGGCAACGCGGGCTACGGGCCGGTGTCCACCCGGATCAGCGTGCTGAAATCGAAAGCGCCGCCGCCCGACGAGCGCCAGCCCGACATGAACCGGGTGCGCGCCGCCGCCCAGATCGCGGGCCTGGACGGGGAGATCGAGCGCTTCCCGCAGGGCTACGACACCATCCTCGGTGAGCGCGGCGTGACCCTGTCGGGTGGACAGCGCCAGCGCACGGCCCTGGCCCGCGCGGTGGCCCGTGAGCCGCGCATCCTGGTGCTCGACGACGCCATGAGCGCGGTGGACACCGAGACCGAGAGCCGCATCCTCAGTGGGCTGCGCCAGGTGCAGGAAGGCCGCACCGTGCTGCTGATCGGCCACCGGGTCAGCACATTGCGCCACGCCGACCACATCATCGTGATGGAGCGCGGCCAGATCATGGAGCAGGGCAGCCACGACGACCTGCTGGCCCTGGGCGGACGCTACACCGAACTGGACCGCCAGCAGCGTCTGGAGGGCGACTTCAGCGGCGAGGACGAGACGCAACTCTCGAAGGCTGCGCCCGCCCGGAGCCCTGATACGAACAGCCCAACCAAAAATAAGGTGAACGCATGA
- a CDS encoding ABC transporter ATP-binding protein — protein MTQPDETFLKEFDAGITRRILKYLRPYRKLAALGLVATLLFSVAAPLYGLIQRYAIDHALGPNVLTAGSDLATRQALFQILLKAALLFLGLRLFDFLLRYLATYVISLLGQKVLYDIRSDIFTKLQRLPLAFFDANPVGRLITRVTSDVDAINQFITAGLVSLITSTFLIIAYVVIMLSVSWPLAIISFLVLPILFYASAFFRTKIRYAFRDTRIQQAIVNTKLNENITGMLTVQLFGRENHNAQDFDRSNRRLLGATINSVSWFSLFQPTVSVLGAVASALVLWFAGRSILIKAGVGNPDAFLAASGVTLGTLVAFNSFVGQLFQPIQDLADVMNNLQAAMASAERIFGVLDEPVTIQDKPGAKTLEHFEGRVDLNKVWFSYDPAVTSDTPDDDPRWTLRGIDLHIRPGESVALVGATGAGKTSITSLVSRFYDVQRGSVDVDGVDVKDLAQYDLRRHIGVVLQDVFLFAGTMETNLTLGNPDIPHERVIQSCKYVGVHEFIMELPEGYNTEVRERGATLSTGQKQLLAFARALIQNPDILLVLDEATASVDTETEMRIQDALAKVMQGRTSVIIAHRLSTIEHCDRIVVMRRGQVVEEGSHRELLSQNGYYARLHRLQYAQGDAAD, from the coding sequence ATGACCCAGCCCGACGAAACCTTCCTCAAGGAGTTCGACGCGGGCATCACCCGCCGGATTCTGAAATACCTGCGCCCCTACCGAAAACTGGCGGCCCTGGGCCTGGTCGCCACCCTGCTGTTCTCGGTGGCCGCGCCGCTCTACGGCCTGATTCAGCGTTACGCCATCGACCACGCGCTGGGGCCGAACGTGCTGACGGCGGGCAGCGATCTGGCCACCCGGCAGGCGCTGTTTCAGATCCTGCTCAAGGCGGCCCTGCTGTTCCTGGGGCTGCGGCTGTTCGATTTTTTGCTGCGCTACCTCGCCACCTACGTCATCAGCTTGCTGGGCCAGAAGGTGCTCTACGACATCCGCAGCGATATCTTCACCAAGTTGCAGCGCTTGCCGCTGGCTTTCTTCGACGCCAACCCGGTGGGCCGCCTGATTACCCGCGTCACCTCGGACGTGGACGCCATCAACCAGTTCATCACGGCAGGGCTGGTCAGCTTGATCACCAGTACCTTTCTGATCATCGCCTACGTGGTCATCATGCTCAGCGTGTCGTGGCCGCTGGCGATCATCAGCTTTCTGGTGCTGCCGATTCTGTTCTACGCCTCGGCGTTTTTCCGCACCAAGATCCGCTACGCTTTCCGCGACACCCGCATCCAGCAGGCCATCGTCAACACCAAGCTCAACGAGAACATCACCGGAATGCTGACGGTGCAGCTGTTTGGCCGCGAAAACCACAACGCCCAGGACTTCGACCGCTCCAACCGGCGGCTGCTGGGGGCCACCATCAACTCGGTGAGCTGGTTCTCGCTGTTCCAACCGACGGTCAGCGTGCTGGGTGCGGTGGCGAGCGCGCTGGTGCTGTGGTTCGCCGGGCGCAGCATCCTGATCAAGGCGGGCGTGGGCAACCCTGACGCCTTCCTGGCTGCCAGCGGCGTTACCCTGGGCACCCTGGTCGCCTTCAACAGCTTCGTCGGTCAGCTTTTTCAGCCGATTCAGGATCTGGCCGACGTGATGAACAATCTTCAGGCGGCGATGGCGTCCGCCGAGCGCATTTTCGGGGTGCTTGACGAACCCGTGACCATTCAGGACAAACCAGGTGCGAAGACCCTGGAGCACTTCGAGGGCCGCGTCGATCTCAACAAGGTCTGGTTCTCTTACGATCCTGCCGTGACCTCTGATACGCCCGACGATGACCCGCGCTGGACATTGCGCGGCATCGACCTGCATATCCGCCCCGGCGAGAGCGTGGCCCTGGTCGGGGCGACGGGTGCGGGCAAGACCAGCATCACCTCGCTGGTGAGCCGTTTCTACGACGTGCAACGCGGCTCGGTGGATGTGGACGGCGTGGACGTCAAGGATCTGGCCCAGTATGATCTGCGCCGCCACATCGGGGTGGTCTTGCAAGACGTTTTCCTGTTTGCTGGAACGATGGAAACCAACCTGACCCTCGGCAATCCCGACATTCCCCACGAGCGGGTCATTCAGTCGTGCAAGTACGTGGGCGTCCACGAGTTCATCATGGAGCTGCCGGAGGGCTACAACACCGAGGTCCGTGAGCGCGGGGCGACTCTCAGCACTGGCCAGAAGCAGCTATTGGCATTCGCCCGCGCCCTGATTCAGAATCCCGATATTCTGCTGGTGCTCGACGAGGCCACCGCCAGCGTGGACACCGAGACCGAGATGCGCATTCAAGACGCGCTGGCCAAGGTGATGCAGGGCCGTACCAGCGTCATCATCGCCCACCGCCTGAGCACCATCGAGCACTGCGACCGCATCGTGGTGATGCGCCGGGGTCAGGTGGTGGAGGAGGGCAGCCACCGCGAACTGCTCTCGCAAAATGGCTACTACGCCCGGTTGCACCGCCTCCAGTATGCCCAGGGTGACGCAGCGGACTGA
- a CDS encoding roadblock/LC7 domain-containing protein, with product MPAEPPLPTELMNRLLDTKGVRFAALIGSDSQVLSSAGSPVADASFVQAARAVAQSLSATVGGQPLRDLLMDFADGPVLLTPTAKSDHLLVVGFDDVGNLGRVRFAVKREIGKL from the coding sequence ATGCCCGCTGAGCCGCCGCTGCCCACCGAGCTGATGAACCGGCTGCTGGACACCAAGGGAGTGCGTTTCGCCGCGCTGATCGGCTCCGACAGCCAGGTGCTGAGCAGCGCGGGCAGCCCGGTAGCCGACGCCAGTTTTGTGCAGGCCGCCCGCGCCGTGGCCCAGAGCCTGAGCGCCACGGTGGGCGGGCAGCCACTCAGGGATCTGCTGATGGATTTTGCCGATGGTCCGGTCCTGCTGACTCCCACCGCCAAGTCCGATCACCTGCTGGTGGTGGGCTTCGACGACGTGGGCAATCTGGGCCGGGTCAGGTTTGCGGTCAAGCGGGAAATCGGCAAGTTGTAG
- a CDS encoding roadblock/LC7 domain-containing protein — translation MSAHLGEVIDLPGVEGAVLSSADGLSLESYGHYTELLAAELSALRAVFERASRQGGLGQMSRASITAETLEIVMVTAGPYLAAVALTRGIDTRAAQQALARLALNLSLPGANNAR, via the coding sequence ATGAGCGCGCACCTGGGCGAGGTCATCGACCTGCCGGGCGTGGAGGGCGCAGTGCTGAGCAGCGCCGACGGCCTGAGCCTGGAGAGCTACGGCCACTACACCGAACTGCTGGCTGCCGAGCTGAGCGCGCTGCGGGCCGTTTTCGAGCGGGCCTCGCGCCAGGGCGGACTGGGCCAGATGTCGCGCGCCAGCATCACCGCCGAGACGCTGGAAATCGTGATGGTGACCGCCGGGCCTTATCTGGCGGCGGTGGCCCTGACGCGCGGTATCGACACCCGCGCTGCCCAGCAGGCACTGGCCCGCCTGGCACTGAACCTGTCGCTGCCGGGAGCCAACAATGCCCGCTGA
- a CDS encoding roadblock/LC7 domain-containing protein, whose amino-acid sequence MLAALKQLVTDVDGAWAAALGGLDGLLVDGHSEADVDLTLLVAEHAGLLRAAKQAYEHTLSGGVPNEWFLRGETLSAYLLPIQDFFLLLILDGHGNLGQARVYGQQTLKQLETYL is encoded by the coding sequence ATGCTTGCTGCCCTTAAACAATTGGTCACAGATGTAGACGGTGCCTGGGCCGCTGCCCTCGGCGGTCTTGACGGCCTGCTGGTGGACGGCCACAGCGAGGCCGACGTCGACCTGACCCTGCTGGTCGCCGAACACGCCGGGCTGCTGCGTGCCGCCAAACAAGCCTACGAACACACCCTGTCGGGCGGCGTGCCGAACGAGTGGTTCTTGCGCGGCGAAACCCTCAGCGCCTACCTGCTGCCGATTCAGGATTTCTTCCTGCTGCTCATTCTCGACGGCCACGGCAATCTGGGTCAGGCGCGGGTCTACGGCCAGCAGACCCTCAAGCAACTGGAGACGTACTTATGA
- the recR gene encoding recombination mediator RecR: protein MKYPPSLIALIRELSRLPGIGPKSAQRLAFYLFEQPREDIERLAGVLLEAKRDLHTCPICFNITDADVCDVCADPARAQNLICVVEEPGDVIAIEKSGEYNGLYHVLHGVISPMNGVGPDKLHLKPLLPRLQDGMEVILATGTTVEGEATAMYLQRLIEPLGVVVSRIAYGLPVGGALEYADEVTLGRALSGRQRVTK from the coding sequence ATGAAGTACCCGCCCAGCCTCATCGCCCTGATCCGCGAACTCTCGCGCCTGCCGGGCATCGGCCCGAAAAGTGCCCAGCGTCTGGCGTTCTACCTCTTCGAGCAGCCACGAGAGGATATCGAGCGCCTGGCGGGGGTGCTACTGGAAGCCAAGCGCGATCTGCACACCTGCCCCATCTGTTTCAACATCACCGACGCCGACGTGTGCGACGTGTGCGCCGATCCGGCCAGGGCACAGAACCTGATCTGTGTGGTCGAGGAACCCGGCGACGTGATCGCCATCGAGAAGAGCGGAGAGTACAACGGTCTGTACCACGTCCTGCACGGCGTCATCAGCCCGATGAACGGCGTCGGGCCGGACAAGCTGCACCTCAAGCCGCTGCTGCCCCGGCTCCAGGACGGCATGGAAGTCATCCTAGCCACCGGCACCACCGTCGAGGGTGAGGCCACCGCCATGTACCTCCAGCGCCTCATCGAGCCGCTGGGCGTCGTGGTGTCGCGTATCGCCTACGGCCTCCCGGTGGGCGGCGCGCTCGAATACGCCGACGAGGTGACGCTGGGCCGGGCACTCAGCGGGCGGCAGCGGGTGACCAAGTAA
- a CDS encoding YbaB/EbfC family nucleoid-associated protein, translated as MDMRKLMKQMQQAQTAASKIQEQLAAQTVEGSASGLVTVTANGHGKVQSLKIKPEAVDPDDVEALEDLILVAIQEATGKADELQRQATQALGLPGGMF; from the coding sequence ATGGACATGCGAAAGCTGATGAAGCAGATGCAGCAGGCCCAGACAGCGGCCAGCAAAATTCAGGAACAGCTCGCCGCCCAGACGGTGGAGGGCAGTGCCAGCGGCCTGGTCACAGTGACAGCCAACGGCCACGGCAAGGTGCAGAGCCTCAAGATCAAGCCCGAGGCGGTGGACCCGGACGACGTGGAAGCTTTGGAAGACCTGATTCTGGTGGCGATTCAGGAGGCGACGGGCAAGGCTGACGAGTTGCAGCGGCAGGCCACCCAGGCGCTCGGGCTGCCAGGCGGCATGTTCTGA
- a CDS encoding glycine-rich domain-containing protein, with product MTTFRLQTAAQQPAFPSIPSFETLASHLLAYDFPAGFAERLAGEEGWTLAFALDVLNEYRRFLVLAATAGQSVTPSRAVDAAWHLHLMHTRDYWLRLTPLLPAALHHDPSGGSISEAASFARQYLETLALYRARFGEAPPLIWPGPSTTAPRRIGWAKRRFPRWLALLTLWVVGGAALMRFGIWAVAGLVVLGFVLLAARPGAKKRRGSGEGGAGDGNGTGLFSIPSDFSFGNLGGDTCDASGSEGGSNDGSCSDGAGSDGGGGSSCGSGCAR from the coding sequence ATGACCACGTTCCGCCTTCAGACTGCTGCCCAGCAACCCGCCTTCCCAAGCATTCCCAGCTTTGAGACCCTGGCCAGTCACCTGCTGGCCTACGACTTCCCCGCTGGATTCGCCGAGCGCCTGGCCGGGGAGGAGGGCTGGACGCTGGCCTTCGCGCTGGATGTGCTGAACGAGTACCGCCGCTTCCTGGTGCTGGCCGCCACCGCCGGGCAGAGCGTGACACCGAGCCGGGCGGTGGACGCGGCCTGGCACCTGCACCTGATGCACACCCGCGATTACTGGCTGCGCCTGACGCCGCTGCTGCCTGCCGCACTACACCACGATCCGTCGGGCGGCTCCATCAGTGAGGCGGCCAGTTTTGCCCGGCAGTATCTGGAGACGCTGGCGCTCTACCGCGCCCGGTTCGGTGAAGCGCCGCCGCTGATCTGGCCCGGCCCCAGCACCACCGCGCCGCGCCGGATTGGCTGGGCCAAGCGCCGCTTCCCGCGCTGGCTGGCGCTCCTGACCCTGTGGGTGGTGGGCGGTGCGGCGCTGATGCGCTTCGGCATCTGGGCGGTGGCGGGGCTGGTGGTGCTGGGCTTCGTGCTGCTGGCCGCCAGACCGGGTGCGAAGAAACGGCGCGGCTCGGGAGAGGGCGGCGCAGGCGACGGAAACGGCACTGGCCTCTTCAGCATTCCGAGCGACTTCAGTTTTGGCAACCTCGGGGGCGACACCTGCGACGCGTCCGGCAGTGAGGGTGGCAGTAACGACGGCAGTTGTAGTGACGGTGCTGGCAGCGACGGAGGCGGGGGCAGCAGTTGCGGCTCGGGCTGCGCACGCTGA
- a CDS encoding Gfo/Idh/MocA family protein, with protein MTDSAFAPGLRWGLFGAARIARALIPAIRESGGTIEIVGVRDPSSEHARRFAAEWQIPKIGSYQDVVDADIDAVYNPLPNHLHLPWSAAAMRAGKHALTEKPLSLNAGEAQQFADVAAETGRVSLEAFAYRFQPHVERLCQIVQGGELGTVRSYQSSYGFTLSNPEDFRWQPEMGGGALYDVGCYPVNLMRLLLGEPRSLQAQARWTKQGVDLGLSAALDYSGLNDGGALASVNCAFDWVGTPRLVVHGTAGSLEMEQPFESNSEFRQTTPTLHLNGQEERFAPSNGYTRMVEHFQRAARGEEALRYLPDDAVKQARVLDALFASARQGKRMKLEN; from the coding sequence ATGACCGATTCAGCTTTCGCCCCCGGCCTGCGCTGGGGTTTGTTCGGCGCGGCCCGCATCGCCCGCGCCCTGATTCCGGCGATCCGTGAGAGTGGCGGCACCATCGAGATCGTCGGCGTGCGTGACCCGTCTTCCGAACACGCCCGCCGCTTTGCCGCCGAGTGGCAGATTCCCAAAATCGGCAGCTATCAGGACGTGGTGGACGCCGATATCGACGCGGTGTACAATCCGCTGCCCAACCACCTGCACCTGCCCTGGAGCGCCGCTGCCATGCGCGCGGGCAAGCACGCCCTGACTGAGAAGCCGCTGAGCCTCAACGCGGGCGAGGCCCAGCAGTTCGCGGACGTGGCCGCCGAGACCGGACGCGTGTCGCTGGAAGCGTTCGCCTACCGCTTTCAGCCGCATGTGGAGCGGCTGTGCCAGATCGTGCAGGGCGGCGAACTCGGCACTGTCCGCAGCTACCAGAGCAGTTACGGCTTCACGCTGAGTAACCCCGAGGACTTCCGCTGGCAGCCCGAGATGGGCGGCGGCGCGCTCTACGACGTGGGCTGCTATCCGGTCAACCTGATGCGCCTGCTGCTGGGTGAACCCCGCAGCCTTCAGGCCCAGGCCCGCTGGACGAAGCAGGGGGTGGACCTGGGGTTGTCGGCGGCGCTGGATTATTCAGGACTGAACGACGGTGGGGCGCTGGCCAGCGTCAACTGCGCCTTCGACTGGGTGGGCACGCCGCGTCTGGTCGTTCACGGCACGGCCGGCAGTCTGGAGATGGAGCAGCCGTTCGAGTCCAACAGCGAGTTTCGCCAGACGACCCCGACCCTGCACCTCAACGGACAGGAGGAGCGCTTTGCGCCCAGCAACGGCTATACCCGGATGGTGGAGCACTTTCAGCGGGCCGCGCGGGGCGAGGAAGCGCTGCGCTATCTGCCGGACGACGCCGTGAAGCAGGCCCGCGTGCTCGACGCCCTGTTTGCCTCGGCGCGGCAAGGCAAGCGGATGAAACTGGAAAACTGA
- a CDS encoding non-heme iron oxygenase ferredoxin subunit: MSEQVQLERVQVGAADDLPEGSQTEVKVGGQSVVVVNYEGQYYALKNNCTHKDFPLVGGDVDNGRITCEKHGARFELATGKAKALPAVKPVKIFRTEVEDGVVYVLPL, translated from the coding sequence ATGAGTGAGCAAGTGCAACTTGAGCGCGTCCAGGTCGGCGCGGCGGACGATCTTCCCGAAGGCAGCCAGACCGAGGTGAAGGTGGGCGGCCAGTCGGTGGTGGTCGTCAATTACGAGGGCCAGTACTACGCTCTCAAAAACAACTGCACCCACAAGGACTTCCCGCTGGTCGGCGGCGACGTGGACAATGGCCGGATCACCTGCGAGAAGCACGGGGCCAGGTTTGAACTCGCCACCGGCAAGGCCAAGGCTTTGCCCGCCGTCAAGCCAGTCAAGATTTTCAGGACTGAAGTTGAAGACGGCGTGGTGTACGTGTTGCCGCTGTAG
- a CDS encoding thioredoxin domain-containing protein: protein MNRLASESSPYLRQHAENPVDWYPWGEEAFAAARARDVPLLLSVGYSTCHWCHVMAHESFENEQIAAFMNAHFVNIKIDREERPDVDGVYMSAVQAMTGSGGWPMTVFALPSGEPFYAGTYFPPTDRQGLPGFARLLSSLASTWQTEREKVLGNAASITAHLRAQTPQEGEPDPLPADFLERSMDNLNRAYDTRFGGFGHAPKFPAPTTLSFLLTQPQGREMALTTLRKMGQGGIYDQLGGGWHRYSVDERWLVPHFEKMLYDNAQLARTLLSAYQASGDTDLLRLARSTLGYLEREMLSPEGGFYSAQDADQDGIEGKFFVWTPQEFEELGEDAGWIQRYFGVTPGGNFLDPHHPEFGRRSVLSVPQPLPELATELGQNEAELCQRLERARGTLFAERQKRTPPGTDDKVLTSWNGLALAAFADAARLTGEARYLDIARRNADFVWANLRDPDGGLLHTFHGGAARVRGLLEDQALYGLGLVALYQAGGDLAHLHWARELWQLCAGQYWDEDAGLFYSTGGPAEALLTRQAQAFDSAVLSDNAAAALLGVWISRYFSQESEGERLARRTVQTFQREMLAAAAGFGGLWQVAAFLQAPHTEIALLGTPQERAPLEAELARHFLPFTALAFSESGGGLELLENRGGAGVAYVCVNRACELPTSKLDVFAGQLERIGGSA from the coding sequence ATGAACCGACTTGCCAGTGAGTCCAGCCCATATCTGCGCCAGCATGCCGAGAACCCGGTGGACTGGTATCCCTGGGGCGAGGAAGCCTTTGCTGCCGCGCGCGCACGCGACGTGCCGCTGCTGCTGAGCGTGGGCTACTCGACCTGCCACTGGTGTCACGTGATGGCCCACGAGAGCTTCGAGAACGAGCAGATTGCCGCCTTCATGAACGCCCATTTCGTGAACATCAAGATCGACCGTGAGGAGCGCCCCGACGTGGACGGCGTCTACATGAGCGCGGTGCAGGCCATGACCGGATCGGGCGGCTGGCCGATGACGGTGTTCGCGCTGCCCAGCGGCGAGCCGTTTTATGCCGGAACCTACTTTCCGCCGACGGATCGCCAGGGTCTGCCGGGTTTTGCCCGCCTGCTGAGCAGCCTCGCCTCGACCTGGCAAACCGAGCGGGAGAAGGTACTGGGCAACGCGGCGTCCATCACCGCGCACCTCAGAGCGCAGACGCCGCAGGAAGGGGAGCCTGACCCGCTGCCTGCAGACTTTCTGGAGCGCAGTATGGACAATCTCAACCGCGCCTACGACACCCGTTTCGGGGGGTTCGGCCACGCACCCAAGTTTCCCGCGCCCACCACACTCAGCTTTCTGCTGACGCAGCCGCAGGGCCGCGAGATGGCGCTCACGACCCTGCGCAAGATGGGCCAGGGCGGTATCTACGACCAGCTCGGCGGCGGCTGGCACCGCTACAGCGTGGACGAGCGGTGGCTGGTGCCGCATTTCGAGAAGATGCTCTACGACAACGCCCAACTCGCCCGGACACTGCTCAGCGCTTATCAGGCCAGCGGCGACACCGACCTGCTGCGGCTGGCCCGCTCAACCCTGGGCTATCTGGAGCGCGAGATGCTCAGCCCTGAGGGCGGCTTCTACAGCGCCCAGGACGCCGATCAGGACGGCATCGAGGGCAAGTTCTTCGTCTGGACGCCACAGGAGTTCGAGGAACTGGGCGAGGACGCCGGGTGGATACAGCGGTACTTCGGCGTGACGCCTGGGGGCAACTTCCTTGACCCGCACCACCCCGAGTTCGGGCGGCGCAGCGTGCTGAGTGTGCCCCAGCCGCTGCCAGAACTGGCCACCGAGCTGGGCCAGAATGAGGCCGAACTGTGCCAGCGGCTGGAGCGGGCCAGGGGCACCCTCTTTGCCGAACGCCAGAAGCGCACGCCCCCCGGCACCGACGACAAGGTGCTGACCTCGTGGAACGGACTGGCCCTGGCCGCCTTCGCCGACGCTGCTCGCCTCACCGGGGAAGCGCGCTACCTCGACATCGCCCGGCGCAACGCCGACTTCGTCTGGGCCAACCTCCGCGACCCGGACGGCGGGCTGCTGCACACCTTTCACGGCGGCGCAGCCAGGGTGCGCGGCTTGCTGGAAGACCAGGCACTCTACGGGCTGGGGCTGGTGGCGCTCTATCAGGCGGGCGGCGATTTGGCACACCTGCACTGGGCGCGGGAATTGTGGCAGCTCTGCGCCGGGCAGTACTGGGACGAGGACGCAGGGCTGTTCTACTCGACAGGCGGCCCCGCCGAGGCCCTGCTGACCCGCCAGGCCCAGGCCTTCGACTCTGCCGTGCTAAGCGACAACGCCGCCGCCGCGCTGCTGGGCGTGTGGATCTCACGTTACTTCTCACAGGAAAGTGAGGGCGAGCGGCTGGCCCGGCGAACGGTGCAGACCTTCCAGCGCGAGATGCTGGCCGCCGCAGCGGGTTTCGGCGGGCTGTGGCAGGTGGCGGCCTTTTTGCAAGCGCCGCACACCGAGATCGCGCTGCTCGGCACACCGCAGGAACGCGCTCCGCTGGAAGCCGAACTCGCGCGCCACTTCCTGCCGTTCACGGCGCTGGCCTTCAGTGAATCGGGCGGCGGGCTGGAGCTGCTGGAGAACCGGGGCGGCGCGGGCGTGGCCTATGTGTGCGTCAACCGGGCCTGCGAATTGCCGACCTCGAAGCTGGACGTGTTCGCCGGGCAGTTGGAGCGGATCGGCGGGTCCGCGTGA